The Geminocystis sp. M7585_C2015_104 genome contains the following window.
AGGTCAGACAATAGTAGGCCCACCGCCCCCGCCACACTAAAGGTATACTGGTCCAAGTCCTGTTTGGTTTTGATAGCCCAGTTTTTCCCTACCCAGTAGGCCATTCTATCTGCCATAGCCGCGGTAGCATCCCATATTCTCCCTGCAATGGAGGGGGGAGCCAAAAAGGCCCAATCCGCGAAATGATAACTCACTTCTGGTAGAATATCTTTGTATGGTTCTAGTACTGCGGCTATTTCTTCCCTTTTGGTGTTGCTATTAATTGACTGTACGCTACAACTTATCCTAGTAAGAATTTCTATCTTGGTGGCAGGGTCCATCTGGGGGTGATCTTCCACCTCGTCGATGGCGCGCATACACAGGTAGGCGGAAGTGACTGCT
Protein-coding sequences here:
- a CDS encoding squalene/phytoene synthase family protein; translation: MDLKDYALKTLQKTSRTFYIPIVRLPEGLQEAVTSAYLCMRAIDEVEDHPQMDPATKIEILTRISCSVQSINSNTKREEIAAVLEPYKDILPEVSYHFADWAFLAPPSIAGRIWDATAAMADRMAYWVGKNWAIKTKQDLDQYTFSVAGAVGLLLSDL